The genomic interval AGAGAGGACCTGGGTATCAAGGCGAGCAGAGAGGAAGTAGAGAGTTTGATACTCATAAACAACCGGATCGATGTGGCGGCGCAGGCCGCGCAACCGGCGGCATTGCGGCAGGGAGTAACGGCGGAGCAGGTGCAGGTGTTCGTGAACGCGGCGCTGAACGCCAGAGCGGAAGCCATGAATTTACAGAGACAATGGTGGAATGAAATATTCGCCAAATATCCGCAGCTGCCGAAAGACAAAAATGTCTTTGTGGATTTTGACACGTGTGACTTTTACCTGAACTTAACAAGCGATAGCGAAGTTAAGTGAAGGCAACAAGCGCGCAGCGCGACGTTCTAGTGCGGATAGGGCAGTAAAAACGCGATACATCGCGGCGGGATTAATTGGTTGTTTTTTTAACTGGAATAATTTATAACAGCGTTATGGATATTCGTGCGATTTTAAAATTCGGACAGCCTTTGATTTTCGACGGTGCGATGGGTACTGTCTTGATGCAGCGCGGTTATGAAAATGTGCTGGCGGACAAGCTCAATGTTGAGCAGCCGGAGCTTATCGCGCAGATCCACCGCGAATACGCTTTGGCCGGCGCGGACATTGTGGAAACCAATACGTTTAATTCCAGCTTGCTCAAATTGCAGGAACTGGGTCTGGCGGACAAACTGGAGGAATTCAATCAAGCCGCGGCGCGCAATGCCCGCGCTTCCGGCGCGCCCTATGTGGCTGGTTCGCTGGGGCCGACCGGCAAATTATTGGAGCCGCTCGGCGCTTTGAGTTTTGACGCAGCCTATGCGTCGTATCGCGCGCAGGCGGCGGCTCTGGAAAGAGCCGGAGTGGATTTGTTTATTGTCGAAACTATCAGCGATATACAGGAGATGCGCGCGGCGCTGCTGGCGATTAAAGATGTCAGCGTCCGGCCGGTGATCTGTTCGTTGACCTACGATGAACAGGGGCGCACTTTGACCGGCACGGATATTTTTACCGCGGATGTAACTTTGCGCGAATTGGGCGCGGACGCGCTGTCGATAAATTGTTCGATCGGGCCGGAAGGCGTGGTCAGCCTGTACAAAAAATATTACCGGGATTTGGGCGCGCTGGGTCTGCCGCTGATGGTCATGCCCAACGCCGGCCTGCCGGAACTGATAAATGATAAATTAGCTTACACCATGACGCCGCAGAAATTTGCGGAAATCATGGCGGAGCTGGCGCGGTACGGTGTGCAGATCTTTGGCGGCTGCTGCGGCACGACACCGGCGCATATTGCCGCGTTGTCCCAAGCTATCCATAAAGTATCTATAAAATATCATAATTCTGATAGGGCTAAAAAAGCGGTTTATTTTACCAGCCGCAACAAGGTAGTGCGTTTGTCTGAAGCTAAACCTTTTTTAAAGATCGGCGAAAGTCTCAATCCGACCGCGCGAAAAAAATTTGCTGAGGAATTAAAAACCGGCCAGGAAAATTTCCTGCGCGAACAGGCTAAGGAACAGAGCGCGGCGGATCTGCTGGATCTCAATGTCGGCGTGCCGGAATTAGATCAGGCGCGGTTGATGCAAAAATGCGTGCAAACTTTGTCGCTGGTTACGGATAAGCCGCTCTGTCTGGATTCCGACGATCCGCAAGTGCTGGAAGCCGCTTTAAAAAGTTACCCCGGTCTGGCGTTGATCAATTCGGTGAACGGCAAGCCGGATTCTCTGGCCAAAATTGTCCCGCTGGCCAAACGTTACGGAGCGGCTTTGATCGCGCTGACGCTCGATGCACAGGGCATACCGCCGGCCGCCGCGGAGCGCGTGGCCATTGCCCGCAAAATAATGGACTACCTGCGCGCGGCTGGTTTTCCCGAACGCAGAGTTTTCTTTGACGGGCTGGTCATGACTCTGGCCTCCGAACCGCAGGCCGCGCTGGAAACTCTGAAAACAACGGAAGCGATCTCCAAACTAGGCTGGCAGACCAGCTTGGGCGTGAGCAATGTGTCTTTCGGCCTGCCGCAGCGCAAAAATATTAACAATGTTTTTCTTAAACTGCTGGAAAAAGCCGGGCTGAAAGCGGCGATCATCAGCGCGGCGACCTACCGGCAGATCGACCAATATACCGCAGCCGAGAAGCTGGCTGAAGCGGTTGTCCTGGGCCAGGACCCCCATGCCGCCCAATATCTGGCGCGAGTCGCCGCGCCGGACGCGCCGCCAGCCTCAAAAAAATCTTCCCGGAAACTTTCGATCTACGAAACGATTATCGAAGGCAACGAAGCGGCTGTGCTGGATCTGGTCAAAGCCGCTCTGGAGAAAAAAAAGCCGCCGGAAATTTTGAATCAAGAATTACTGCCGGCGCTGGAAAAAGTCGGCGAGTATTACTCTGCCGGCAAATACTATCTGCCGCAAATGATCGCTGCGGCCAATACGATGAAAAAAGCTTTTGAATATCTCAAGCCTTTGCTGCGCCAGTCCGGCACGGCGTCCATCGGCACGGCCATAGTCTGCACGGTAGAGGGCGATATTCACGATATCGGTAAAAATATCGTGGCGATGATGCTGGAAAATCACGGGTTTCAGGTGGTCGATCTGGGCAAAGATGTTTCGGCGGAAAAAATAGTCGCCGCGGCTGTGGAGCAAAAAGCGGACATTGTTTTATTGAGCGCGTTGCTGACCACGACTATGCTCAAGATGAAAGAAGTCAAAGCCAAACTGCTGGAAAAAAATCTGGATATTCCGGTCATGGTCGGCGGCGCGGTTGTTACTGCGGAATTTGCCGAAAATTTTGGCGCGCATCACACCGCGGACGCCGCCGCGGCGGTCTTGCAGGCGAAAAAATTATTAAAGCTGTAATACCTGCCGAAAAGAGCTGTTTTTTTTCTGGAGTTCGCGCGAGCCGCGGGTGATCTTGCACAGTGAGGTTTTCAGGGTTTTGGCGATCTCGCGCTGGGTCTGACCGGCGGCCAGCATTTTAATGACGCGCCAGCGCTGGCAAAGCTCGCGCAGCTCATTGGGCGTGAGAATATCGCGCAGAAATTCCGCCAAAAGTTTTTGTCCGCATTTAGTCAGCGCGCCGCAGAGTTCCCGCAGTTCCTGCCGGTCATTCATGTTACTATTAAAAGAAACAGATTGCGGCTTGTCAAGTTACCGCGATATACCGCAAGGCCGCTGAAGTCAAAAAATCTGAGCGGGTCTTGCCTGTCCAAAATTTTCTGGCGCGGCCTCAAATACTTATTTCATTGATGCTGTGGATCACCGTGTCCGGCGGGTCGGTTTGGAATGGCTCAGTTCCGTTAAAACCCCAGGCGCAGCCAATGGTGAAAATTCCGGCCCCGCGGCCGGCCTGTACATCGTAAATTGAGTCGCCGAGCATTACGGTTTCCTCTTTAGTACAGCCCAGTTTTTCGCAGGCGTGGAGCAGCGGGCGCGGGTCAGGTTTGTGCTCCGGCAGAGTATCCGCGCCGACAATTACATCAAAAACGACCGGCGAGTTTAATTTTTCTAAAATCTTGCCGATGAAATAGCTGTGCTTGTTGGAAACTATGCCCAGTGGTTTTTGCCGGGAACGGAGCTTGAGCAGAAAATCCGGCAGTCCGGCATAAAATTTGAGGTCTTGATACATATTAGTTTCATGGTCAGCGCGGTAAATTTTTACGGCTTCTTCCGGATCGATGTCCGGTTTTTCTTTTAGAGTTTCTGTCAGCATGTATTGCAGCCCCAGACCGATATATTGGCGGGCTTGGGTAAAAGCCAGCTCGGCCAGTCCGTAATGAGAACGCAGGTGGTTTATAGAAGCCAGAATGCCGCTGGAAGTATCTATCAGCGTTCCGTCAAAATCAAAAAGAAAAAGTTTTTTGCCGCTCAAAGTCAGAGACATGGCGCATTTGTAGCCCACAGGCAAACATCTGTCAAATCAGGACAAAGCGGCGGATCGTACCGCCCCTTGCCGTGGATAGATTTATCGGCGGGGCTTGTACTATAATATAGTAGTAGAATTGCTGGCGAATTTTACCGAAGGCGGGGTAGTCAATATGAAAGTTTTATTGCTCAACGGCAGTCCGCGCGAAAAAGGCTGCACTTACACGGCG from Candidatus Margulisiibacteriota bacterium carries:
- a CDS encoding trp operon repressor — protein: MNDRQELRELCGALTKCGQKLLAEFLRDILTPNELRELCQRWRVIKMLAAGQTQREIAKTLKTSLCKITRGSRELQKKNSSFRQVLQL
- a CDS encoding homocysteine S-methyltransferase family protein; amino-acid sequence: MDIRAILKFGQPLIFDGAMGTVLMQRGYENVLADKLNVEQPELIAQIHREYALAGADIVETNTFNSSLLKLQELGLADKLEEFNQAAARNARASGAPYVAGSLGPTGKLLEPLGALSFDAAYASYRAQAAALERAGVDLFIVETISDIQEMRAALLAIKDVSVRPVICSLTYDEQGRTLTGTDIFTADVTLRELGADALSINCSIGPEGVVSLYKKYYRDLGALGLPLMVMPNAGLPELINDKLAYTMTPQKFAEIMAELARYGVQIFGGCCGTTPAHIAALSQAIHKVSIKYHNSDRAKKAVYFTSRNKVVRLSEAKPFLKIGESLNPTARKKFAEELKTGQENFLREQAKEQSAADLLDLNVGVPELDQARLMQKCVQTLSLVTDKPLCLDSDDPQVLEAALKSYPGLALINSVNGKPDSLAKIVPLAKRYGAALIALTLDAQGIPPAAAERVAIARKIMDYLRAAGFPERRVFFDGLVMTLASEPQAALETLKTTEAISKLGWQTSLGVSNVSFGLPQRKNINNVFLKLLEKAGLKAAIISAATYRQIDQYTAAEKLAEAVVLGQDPHAAQYLARVAAPDAPPASKKSSRKLSIYETIIEGNEAAVLDLVKAALEKKKPPEILNQELLPALEKVGEYYSAGKYYLPQMIAAANTMKKAFEYLKPLLRQSGTASIGTAIVCTVEGDIHDIGKNIVAMMLENHGFQVVDLGKDVSAEKIVAAAVEQKADIVLLSALLTTTMLKMKEVKAKLLEKNLDIPVMVGGAVVTAEFAENFGAHHTADAAAAVLQAKKLLKL
- a CDS encoding HAD family hydrolase — protein: MSLTLSGKKLFLFDFDGTLIDTSSGILASINHLRSHYGLAELAFTQARQYIGLGLQYMLTETLKEKPDIDPEEAVKIYRADHETNMYQDLKFYAGLPDFLLKLRSRQKPLGIVSNKHSYFIGKILEKLNSPVVFDVIVGADTLPEHKPDPRPLLHACEKLGCTKEETVMLGDSIYDVQAGRGAGIFTIGCAWGFNGTEPFQTDPPDTVIHSINEISI